Proteins encoded together in one uncultured Desulfosarcina sp. window:
- a CDS encoding glycosyltransferase family 39 protein — MMIENRTFTIDANSFIPRKVELLVLVLILLIGLHLRLGMVSSTKIDTPFRADARQYTAYAYNLRLHGVYSKNFSTATNKAVTPSPDAFRSPGYPIFLYPFTRIKNLDQFAVTVFYTHAILSTITLVIVYFLGRGLLGVLGAFAAVTLTAISPHLINLNLYLLTETLFTFFTMLMLSAFLFSMKYDQNSGWILSGIMLALAALIRPTIQFYIIFFIALVLIDGENKKKQKIVLLFAIPFFLVLSTWFIRNLLTLGFLSDPGLTINTLHHGMYPKFMYNGQPNSFGIPYRFDPNTAAIGASIRSVIEAITHRFQTHPMEHLVWYLSKPFYFFRWEMIQGTGTFIYPVIDSPYHSSRLFHFIDGLMHAIHPIIVGSSVLGAIIAWLPKNLFSMTGLQRFTARLLSLTYGYFILVHIAGAPFPRYSIPIRPITYILGIFPICIAAMVFRTRIQGHSTIIRQN; from the coding sequence ATGATGATAGAAAACAGAACATTTACCATAGACGCCAATTCATTCATACCGCGCAAGGTTGAACTGCTGGTCCTTGTTCTGATCTTGTTAATCGGCCTCCACTTACGCTTGGGGATGGTATCTTCAACCAAAATTGACACCCCGTTTCGTGCCGACGCCAGGCAATATACCGCCTACGCTTATAATCTGCGCTTGCACGGTGTGTATTCCAAAAATTTTAGCACCGCGACAAATAAAGCCGTCACTCCGAGTCCAGATGCTTTTCGATCCCCAGGCTACCCAATTTTTCTTTACCCATTCACCCGAATTAAAAATTTAGACCAATTTGCCGTCACGGTTTTCTATACCCATGCCATTCTTAGTACGATTACGTTAGTCATCGTTTATTTTCTGGGTCGAGGTCTTTTGGGTGTCTTGGGCGCCTTTGCTGCCGTTACACTCACTGCGATCAGCCCACACCTTATCAATCTCAACCTTTACCTGTTGACCGAAACGCTTTTCACCTTTTTCACTATGCTGATGTTGAGCGCATTCCTTTTTTCCATGAAATATGATCAAAATTCTGGGTGGATACTATCCGGAATCATGCTCGCTTTAGCGGCATTGATAAGACCGACAATCCAATTTTATATTATTTTTTTTATTGCGTTGGTCCTCATCGATGGCGAAAATAAAAAGAAACAAAAGATCGTTCTGCTGTTTGCTATTCCCTTTTTCTTGGTATTATCAACTTGGTTTATTCGCAACCTACTGACCCTGGGTTTTCTTTCCGACCCGGGATTAACCATCAATACCCTTCATCATGGCATGTACCCGAAATTCATGTATAACGGACAGCCCAACTCATTCGGTATTCCGTACCGATTCGATCCCAATACCGCCGCCATTGGAGCTTCCATACGAAGCGTAATCGAAGCGATTACCCACCGATTCCAAACCCACCCCATGGAACATCTGGTCTGGTATCTGTCTAAACCATTCTATTTTTTCCGCTGGGAAATGATTCAAGGCACCGGCACATTCATATATCCGGTTATCGATTCGCCTTACCATTCATCTCGGTTGTTTCATTTCATCGACGGATTGATGCATGCCATTCACCCAATTATTGTGGGATCAAGCGTTCTCGGGGCAATAATTGCATGGTTGCCCAAAAACCTTTTTTCCATGACCGGCCTGCAACGTTTCACGGCACGCCTTTTGTCGTTGACCTATGGATATTTTATCCTTGTTCACATCGCAGGCGCCCCTTTTCCCCGCTATTCGATCCCCATTCGCCCCATTACCTATATTCTCGGGATATTTCCTATCTGCATTGCGGCAATGGTATTTAGGACCAGAATTCAAGGTCATTCGACAATTATAAGACAAAATTAG
- a CDS encoding UDP-glucuronic acid decarboxylase family protein translates to MIDQKRVLVTGGAGFIGSHLCRRLIDEGNDVLCVDNLYTGRKSNLFGLLNNVNFEFLRHDITFPLFIEVDEIYNLACPASPIHYQNDPVQTTKVNVHGSINMLGLAKRVKAKIFQASTSEVYGDPTVHPQPENYAGNVNCIGRRSCYDEGKRCAETLFFDYHRQHDLNIKVARIFNTYGPNMHPNDGRVVSNFIIQALLEKPITIFGDGSQTRSFCYIDDLIEAITRLMATSDDVTGPINIGNPDEFQIIELAEKVIELTGSRSELVFKNLPEDDPKQRRPDIALAGQTLKWQPQVKIEEGLKKTIEYFEVLLSHL, encoded by the coding sequence ATGATCGATCAAAAAAGGGTTCTGGTTACCGGCGGAGCCGGTTTTATCGGCTCCCACTTGTGTCGCAGACTGATTGATGAAGGCAACGATGTCCTTTGTGTCGACAACCTGTATACTGGCAGAAAAAGTAACCTATTCGGATTGCTGAACAATGTTAATTTTGAATTTTTACGGCACGATATAACCTTTCCGCTTTTTATTGAGGTCGACGAAATTTATAATCTCGCCTGTCCTGCCTCTCCGATTCATTACCAAAACGACCCGGTTCAGACGACAAAAGTGAATGTCCATGGTTCCATCAATATGCTAGGCTTGGCCAAACGCGTAAAAGCCAAAATCTTTCAGGCTTCGACTTCCGAAGTTTACGGTGACCCGACCGTTCATCCCCAGCCTGAAAATTATGCAGGTAATGTCAACTGCATCGGTAGGCGATCTTGCTACGACGAGGGTAAACGTTGCGCCGAAACGCTGTTTTTCGATTATCACCGACAGCACGATCTAAATATCAAGGTTGCCCGTATATTCAATACCTACGGCCCGAACATGCATCCTAACGACGGCCGCGTCGTTTCCAACTTTATCATCCAGGCACTTCTGGAAAAACCCATCACTATTTTTGGCGATGGCTCTCAAACCCGGTCATTTTGCTATATTGATGACTTGATTGAAGCAATTACCAGGTTGATGGCCACGTCGGACGACGTCACAGGACCCATTAATATCGGCAACCCTGACGAATTTCAAATCATTGAATTGGCCGAAAAGGTAATTGAGTTGACCGGCTCTCGATCTGAACTTGTTTTTAAGAACCTGCCAGAGGACGACCCCAAGCAGAGAAGACCGGATATTGCCCTTGCCGGGCAGACACTGAAATGGCAACCCCAGGTAAAAATAGAAGAAGGCTTAAAAAAAACGATTGAATACTTCGAAGTTTTACTCTCCCATTTATGA
- a CDS encoding bifunctional glycosyltransferase family 2/GtrA family protein, with protein sequence MTTVQSAPVKLSVIVPCYDEETTLSLCVDRILEIKDNTLSLEIIIVDDASRDKSFEIAKQLEQQHREITVLKHDTNKGKGAALRTGFQRASGDFVAVQDADLEYNPMELKDLLVPLRNNQAEVVIGSRFLTSGAHRVLYFWHSIGNRFLTLLSNMFTDLNLTDMESCYKVFRRDIIQSVNLKENRFGFEPEIVAKVAQMRVRIYEIGISYSGRTYEEGKKIGVKDGIRALYCVMKYNAHKAPLPMQFLVYVFIGGVSALFNLVLFLGLFHAGIRPAGAAIVAFTTAALLNYLLCISILFKHRAKWKAPVEWITYAGLVCAVACVDLVVTQKLLFTGFSPEISKLSATGIAFLLNFLGRRFFIFPEKPRGPWRPSSIN encoded by the coding sequence ATGACAACGGTTCAAAGTGCGCCTGTCAAACTCTCCGTGATTGTTCCATGTTACGATGAAGAAACCACACTTAGTCTGTGTGTGGATAGAATACTGGAAATCAAAGATAATACATTGTCCTTAGAAATAATTATCGTTGACGATGCCTCGCGCGATAAAAGCTTTGAAATTGCCAAACAGTTGGAGCAACAGCATAGAGAAATCACTGTTCTGAAACATGACACAAACAAAGGCAAAGGGGCAGCCTTGAGAACAGGATTTCAACGAGCGTCAGGCGATTTTGTGGCCGTGCAGGATGCAGACCTTGAATATAACCCCATGGAATTGAAAGACCTCCTGGTCCCATTAAGAAACAACCAGGCAGAAGTGGTCATCGGATCAAGATTTTTAACGTCTGGCGCCCATCGCGTATTGTATTTCTGGCATTCCATCGGCAACCGATTTCTCACTTTGCTTTCCAACATGTTTACGGATCTTAACCTTACCGATATGGAGTCATGCTACAAAGTATTTCGGCGGGACATTATTCAATCCGTGAATTTGAAGGAAAACCGTTTCGGTTTTGAACCTGAAATCGTTGCCAAAGTTGCCCAAATGCGTGTGCGCATCTATGAAATTGGTATTTCCTACTCGGGGAGGACCTATGAGGAAGGCAAAAAAATCGGCGTTAAAGATGGAATACGCGCTCTTTATTGCGTAATGAAATATAATGCCCATAAGGCTCCGCTACCAATGCAATTTCTTGTTTATGTATTCATCGGAGGTGTCTCGGCACTGTTCAATCTGGTACTTTTTTTAGGCTTGTTCCATGCTGGAATCCGGCCAGCGGGGGCCGCCATAGTTGCCTTTACCACTGCCGCCTTGCTTAATTACCTATTATGCATTTCGATTTTGTTCAAGCATCGTGCAAAATGGAAAGCGCCTGTTGAGTGGATCACCTATGCAGGGTTGGTCTGCGCTGTAGCCTGCGTAGATCTGGTAGTAACCCAGAAACTATTATTCACTGGATTCTCGCCAGAAATCTCCAAGCTATCCGCAACAGGAATCGCATTTCTCCTCAACTTTTTGGGCAGACGCTTCTTCATCTTTCCGGAAAAGCCAAGAGGGCCATGGCGCCCCAGCAGCATTAATTGA
- a CDS encoding IS3 family transposase (programmed frameshift) produces MAKHRIRRSAEFKAKVALAALSEAKTLAELSSEYGVHQTQITRWKQELVANAPDLFGKAKKKALNHEAEVNELHRQIGKLKVENDFLFQSARSELDRAQKQKVIATGHPDVSVKRRCQLLGISRASYYRGPSMGLRQGDRELMRRIDRLYTDHPWMGSRSLADHLTSPDRPIGRGRVRRLMRIMGIESLAPKPGTSRRQPRHPVYPYLLRRMTIDRPNQVWATDITYIHMARGHMYLIAIMDWATRKVLSWRLSNTLDTQFCVEALKAALLKYGAPEIFNSDQGCQFTSEAFTSVLKAWKVKISMDGKGRFKDNIFIERLWRTLKYERIYLRDYETGVELSRDLTIWFDWYNENRKHSSLDKLTPNEAYAQGLQNQNQAA; encoded by the exons ATGGCAAAACATCGTATCCGTCGTAGCGCAGAATTCAAGGCGAAGGTCGCCCTTGCTGCATTGTCCGAGGCAAAGACCCTGGCCGAACTATCCAGTGAGTATGGCGTTCATCAGACACAAATCACTCGCTGGAAACAGGAACTGGTCGCCAATGCACCGGATTTGTTTGGTAAGGCTAAGAAAAAGGCGCTCAACCACGAAGCCGAGGTTAACGAACTTCACCGCCAGATCGGCAAGCTCAAGGTTGAAAACGATTTTTTGT TCCAATCTGCCCGGTCTGAACTCGACCGGGCGCAGAAACAGAAGGTGATTGCAACCGGTCACCCGGATGTTTCTGTAAAGCGGCGCTGCCAATTATTGGGTATATCCCGTGCAAGTTATTATCGTGGCCCCTCTATGGGACTGCGGCAAGGGGACCGGGAACTGATGCGTCGGATCGATAGACTCTACACGGATCATCCCTGGATGGGCAGTCGTTCCCTGGCCGATCATTTAACGAGTCCTGATCGACCGATAGGACGCGGGCGTGTCAGACGCCTGATGCGTATCATGGGCATCGAATCCCTGGCACCCAAGCCGGGTACCAGCAGGCGTCAACCCAGGCATCCGGTCTATCCCTATCTGCTGCGAAGGATGACCATTGATCGCCCCAACCAGGTGTGGGCCACCGATATTACGTATATTCACATGGCCCGCGGTCATATGTATCTAATCGCAATCATGGACTGGGCTACCCGGAAAGTCCTCTCCTGGCGGTTATCCAATACCCTTGACACACAGTTTTGCGTGGAGGCACTCAAAGCAGCGCTACTCAAATATGGCGCTCCGGAAATCTTCAACAGCGACCAGGGTTGCCAGTTCACGAGCGAGGCCTTTACCTCCGTGCTGAAAGCCTGGAAAGTTAAGATCAGCATGGATGGCAAGGGACGGTTCAAAGACAACATCTTTATCGAGCGCCTCTGGCGCACCCTGAAATATGAAAGAATATACCTCAGGGATTACGAAACCGGTGTTGAACTATCCCGGGATCTGACCATCTGGTTCGACTGGTATAATGAAAACCGGAAGCATTCGTCTCTTGACAAACTGACC